The following coding sequences lie in one Lolium perenne isolate Kyuss_39 chromosome 2, Kyuss_2.0, whole genome shotgun sequence genomic window:
- the LOC127337208 gene encoding pathogenesis-related protein 1, with product MAATTRSTCALALALAVVAMAATTTMAQNSPEDYVAAHTAARAEVGLGQVWWDQNLADYAEWWANQRRGVCGGHSGVVGYGENIFWGSAGWPWTGVDAVNTWVDEKQYYDYNSNSCWGPYGCGHYTQVVWRESTLIGCARVDCDNNLGVFITCNYYPQGNWNNRRPYLAASSAA from the coding sequence ATGGCGGCGACGACGCGCAGCACCTGTGCCCTGGCGCTGGCCCTGGCGGTGGTTGCCatggccgccaccaccaccatggcCCAGAACTCGCCGGAGGACTACGTCGCCGCCCACACCGCCGCGCGCGCGGAGGTGGGCTTAGGGCAGGTGTGGTGGGACCAGAACCTGGCGGATTACGCGGAGTGGTGGGCGAACCAGCGGCGCGGCGTCTGCGGGGGACACTCTGGTGTGGTCGGCTACGGCGAGAACATCTTCTGGGGTTCCGCCGGCTGGCCGTGGACGGGGGTCGACGCCGTGAACACATGGGTGGACGAGAAGCAGTACTACGACTACAACAGCAACAGCTGCTGGGGCCCGTACGGGTGCGGCCACTACACGCAGGTGGTGTGGCGCGAATCCACGCTCATCGGCTGCGCCCGCGTAGACTGCGACAACAACCTCGGCGTCTTCATCACCTGCAACTACTACCCGCAGGGGAACTGGAACAACCGCCGCCCGTATCTGGCTGCAAGCTCTGCTGCTTAA